One region of Phragmites australis chromosome 18, lpPhrAust1.1, whole genome shotgun sequence genomic DNA includes:
- the LOC133899780 gene encoding probable protein S-acyltransferase 7 yields the protein MQGKAQLSDSNRRIMEADAPPRRVYQAWKGSNIFLLGGRLIFGPDVRSLMLTVCLVVIPVIFFAAAVCPQLGHEYHSQVGGWVASVAIIFTAYILVILLLTSGRDPGIVPRNSHPPEPQDIGESSNLSDWPGGQHGSTGLPLTRDVLVNGVLVKVKYCHTCMLYRPPRCSHCSICNNCVERFDHHCPWVGQCIGKRNYRFFFMFVSSTTMLCIYVFAFCWANIKKIMDMHECKLGRALLKAPISGLLILYTFIAVWFVGGLTSFHLYLISTNQTTYENFRYCYDRKKNPYNRGLGQNFIEILFSRVPKSKNNFRAKVKEDSTTFTSSLSMGRVLSPPKMSVDLEMDMKRQAVAAEDLEDLHSQIGSAMGFERCGTEPPHFVSRKGCSEIATDIEAFAEEFGMEHGFNERKKIKRHTNDDT from the exons ATGCAGGGGAAGGCGCAGCTCTCGGATTCCAACCGGCGGATCATGGAGGCGGATGCGCCGCCGCGGCGTGTGTACCAGGCCTGGAAGGGCAGCAAT ATTTTTTTGCTTGGAGGGAGACTTATTTTTGGGCCCGATGTGAGGTCACTCATGCTCACAGTATGTTTAGTTGTAATCCCTGTGATCTTCTTTGCTGCTGCTGTTTGTCCACAGCTTGGTCATGAGTACCACAGCCAAGTTGGAGGTTGGGTAGCATCTGTTGCTATCATCTTTACAGCATAT ATTCTTGTTATTCTACTTCTCACATCTGGCCGTGATCCTGGAATTGTTCCTCGAAACTCTCATCCCCCAGAGCCGCAAGACATTGGTGAATCCTCCAACTTATCAGATTGGCCAGGTGGTCAACATGGTTCGACTGGTTTACCACTCACCAGAGATGTTCTTGTTAATGGTGTTTTAGTCAAGGTCAAATATTGCCATACATGTATGTTGTATCGTCCACCAAGGTGTTCCCATTGCTCAATCTGCAACAACTGTGTTGAACGTTTTGATCACCACTGTCCTTGGGTAGGCCAGTGCATTGGCAAG AGGAATTATCGGTTCTTCTTTATGTTTGTGTCTTCGACGACTATGCTCTGCATATACGTGTTTGCATTCTGCTGGGCCAACATCAAGAAAATAATGGACATGCATGAATGCAAACTTGGAAGAGCTCTTCTGAAGGCTCCTATCTCCGGCCTTCTCATCTTATACACATTTATTGCTGTGTGGTTTGTGGGAGGGTTGACATCATTCCATCTCTACTTGATTTCAACAAATCAG actACTTATGAGAACTTCCGGTACTGCTATGatcggaaaaaaaatccttacaACCGTGGACTAGGACAGAATTTCATAGAGATCTTATTTTCAAGGGTCCCCAAATCAAAAAACAATTTCAGAGCAAAAGTTAAGGAGGATTCTACAACCTTCACGTCATCCCTCAGTATGGGACGGGTACTAAGTCCGCCCAAGATGAGCGTGGACCTTGAGATGGACATGAAAAGGCAAGCTGTAGCCGCAGAGGACTTGGAGGACTTACACAGTCAGATTGGCAGTGCTATGGGGTTTGAGAGATGCGGTACTGAACCCCCACATTTCGTCAGTCGAAAGGGCTGCTCTGAGATTGCAACTGACATCGAGGCATTTGCAGAAGAGTTTGGCATGGAACATGGGTTCAATGAGAGGAAAAAGATTAAGCGACATACAAATGATGACACATAG
- the LOC133898707 gene encoding putative pentatricopeptide repeat-containing protein At5g37570, whose translation MPSARAEEENRLVRLAARCASARQLDQLHARAVLLGHARRSFVAAKLVRAFADLGHLRRARAVAAALGAAANAFVWTALVRAHSQSDAAARDAVALYAQMHRCCPVVAPLTFTVSAALKAAARRKMLQEGGQVHVHVFKNGFQTDERIATTLVEFYAKCGRLEDARKVFDRMVLKDAQLWNTMIAGYMAVGKVDCAKELFEAMPERNTFTLVEMIGGYAAHGDMDSAKSVFEMAVANGEADAVVGTAMISGYAKSGNLDGARAVFDGMREQDVATWNVMIGMYSGTGMAAKAVDLFKVMLESRARPKVEPNHTTISTVAAACAQCGIPTLATWIQDYVDRQRTKLLNNHTVAALIDMHSKCGDIERAHALFCGWNQIDLICYSSMISAFGMHGRGKDAIAVFNEMCDKGLDPDHICFVSVLAACSHAGLLDEGRRYFQMMKDEYHIIPTVEHYLCMVDLLGRAGCVDEAYQTITHEMPTKMQIHAGIWGALLSACRTYSNVEIAEVAAKHLFKLEPDNMGNYVLLSNIYANARKWDGVQKIRALMRRQGMRKRPGWSQIDAEGSLKEFITSELHDSVLELVLELLNWELKDHGYTPIIEVE comes from the coding sequence ATGCCGAGCGCCCGCGCCGAGGAGGAGAACCGCCTGGTGCGCCTGGCCGCGCGGTGCGCGTCCGCGCGCCAGCTCGACCAGCTCCACGCCCGCGCAGTCCTCCTCGGCCACGCCCGCAGAAGCTTCGTCGCCGCCAAGCTCGTGCGCGCCTTCGCGGACCTCGGCCATCTCCGCCGCGCAcgcgcggtggcggcggcgctcggcgcCGCCGCCAACGCCTTCGTCTGGACGGCGCTGGTGCGCGCGCACTCCCAGTCGGACGCCGCCGCGCGCGACGCCGTGGCGCTGTACGCCCAGATGCACCGGTGCTGCCCCGTGGTCGCGCCGCTCACCTTCACCGTCTCCGCCGCGCTGAAAGCCGCGGCACGCCGCAAGATGCTGCAAGAAGGGGGCCAGGTCCACGTGCATGTATTCAAGAACGGTTTCCAGACCGACGAGCGCATCGCGACGACACTGGTGGAATTCTACGCGAAATGCGGCAGGCTGGAGGATGCACGGAAGGTGTTTGACAGAATGGTTCTTAAGGACGCTCAGCTGTGGAACACGATGATCGCTGGGTATATGGCGGTCGGCAAGGTGGATTGCGCAAAGGAGCTGTTTGAGGCAATGCCTGAGAGGAACACATTCACGCTAGTGGAGATGATCGGCGGGTACGCTGCACACGGTGATATGGACTCTGCGAAGAGTGTCTTTGAAATGGCAGTGGCAAATGGAGAAGCCGATGCTGTTGTGGGCACCGCCATGATCTCTGGGTATGCAAAAAGTGGCAATTTGGATGGGGCTAGGGCTGTCTTTGATGGAATGAGAGAGCAGGATGTTGCAACATGGAATGTAATGATTGGGATGTATTCAGGCACTGGTATGGCTGCAAAGGCAGTGGATCTCTTCAAGGTTATGTTGGAGAGTAGAGCAAGACCGAAGGTGGAGCCAAACCACACTACAATCTCCACTGTGGCTGCTGCTTGCGCGCAATGTGGGATACCAACTCTAGCTACCTGGATACAAGATTATGTGGATCGTCAACGCACGAAGCTTTTGAACAACCATACTGTGGCTGCCCTGATTGATATGCACTCAAAATGTGGGGACATAGAAAGGGCTCATGCCTTGTTCTGCGGGTGGAATCAAATAGATCTGATCTGTTATAGTTCTATGATCTCTGCATTTGGCATGCATGGCCGTGGGAAGGATGCAATTGCAGTTTTCAACGAGATGTGTGACAAGGGCTTAGACCCTGATCACATATGTTTTGTGTCAGTTCTCGCTGCCTGCAGTCATGCAGGTTTGTTGGATGAGGGGCGCCGATACTTCCAGATGATGAAGGATGAGTACCACATTATTCCGACTGTGGAACACTACTTGTGCATGGTGGACTTGCTTGGTCGTGCCGGATGCGTAGATGAGGCTTACCAAACAATTACGCATGAGATGCCAACAAAAATGCAAATACACGCTGGCATTTGGGGAGCTTTGTTAAGCGCATGCAGGACTTACTCAAATGTCGAGATTGCGGAGGTGGCAGCAAAGCACCTATTCAAGTTGGAACCAGATAACATGGGGAATTATGTCCTGCTATCAAACATATACGCAAATGCGAGGAAATGGGATGGAGTCCAAAAGATTCGAGCCCTCATGAGGAGACAAGGGATGAGGAAGCGGCCTGGGTGGAGCCAAATTGACGCTGAAGGTAGTCTTAAAGAGTTTATCACCAGTGAGCTTCATGACAGTGTGTTGGAGCTTGTCTTGGAGCTACTGAATTGGGAGCTCAAGGATCATGGTTACACCCCAATCATAGAGGTCGAATGA
- the LOC133898955 gene encoding E3 ubiquitin-protein ligase IPI1-like isoform X1: protein MDLERSSPASPAEAGGGGACSICLDPVLGRGGARSVAKLQCGHEFHLDCIGSAFNAKGAMQCPNCRKIEKGRWLYASGHRPSPDIDMGGWVTGDTYDITSELPFGFQWCPFSGFTQPTSVFQEREAEPTSYHTVGDHSSAASSSLVCSYLALRGFLHPVHVPSTSNSGAESTSFHRHSTGLEGHATPDLSNAQIFPATESRNHNSEHRYLSNLHVSGIPDHSMTPFGIGLPRYDSSSQQRSRSYPHHHPLIHRPTPRNGSNLVAPLGSVSAVVAETRGHGHGARGHMYQQSMHSMQSSPFPPTTRRVRPRALAITSFIAASSSSEIGGPHEFSAPGAINRSVPDAEGISTPVDRPYALGREGFAPFPWIHAEGDSHWWGDTFNPIQNHAHGTFTRRPTGEQMPQPVPPQRMPPFL, encoded by the exons ATGGATCTGGAGAGGTCGTCGCCGGCTTCGCCGGCAGAGGCGGGCGGGGGCGGGGCGTGCTCCATCTGCCTGGATCCGGTGCTCGGCCGTGGCGGGGCTAGGTCCGTCGCCAAGCTGCAATGTGGCCACGAGTTCCACCTAG ACTGTATTGGATCCGCATTCAATGCAAAAGGAGCAATGCAATGCCCTAATTGTCGGAAGATTGAGAAAGGTCGTTGGCTTTATGCAAGCGGACATCGCCCTTCTCCTGATATTGATATGGGTGGCTGGGTGACTGGTGACACCTATGATATCACCTCTGAGCTT CCATTTGGATTTCAATGGTGCCCCTTTAGTGGATTCACTCAGCCAACGTCCGTGTTTCA GGAGCGTGAAGCTGAGCCAACTTCCT ATCACACAGTTGGAGATCACTCGAGTGCTGCAAGCAGTTCACTTGTTTGTTCGTATCTTGCCCTGCGTGGTTTTCTCCATCCTGTCCATGTGCCTTCTACTTCTAATTCTGGTGCTGAAAGCACTTCATTTCATCGGCATTCAACTGGCTTGGAAGGCCATGCAACTCCTGATTTGAGCAATGCTCAAATTTTCCCTGCGACCGAGTCAAGGAATCACAACAGTGAGCACCGATATTTGAGTAATCTTCATGTATCAGGAATTCCTGATCATTCTATGACTCCATTTGGTATAGGACTACCGAGATATGACAGCAGCAGCCAACAGAGATCCAGATCGTATCCACATCATCATCCCCTAATCCATAG GCCAACACCTCGCAATGGAAGCAATTTGGTGGCACCATTAGGGTCAGTTTCAGCTGTCGTGGCAGAGACTAGAGGCCATGGTCATGGTGCAAGAGGTCATATGTACCAACAGTCGATGCACTCTATGCAGAGCAGCCCATTCCCTCCTACCACTAGAAGGGTTAGGCCGAGGGCCTTGGCAATTACATCTTTCATTGCAGCATCATCTTCGTCTGAGATTGGAGGGCCTCATGAATTTTCGGCCCCTGGAGCTATCAACAGGAGCGTTCCTGATGCAGAGGGCATCTCTACACCCGTGGATCGACCATATGCGTTGGGACGGGAGGGCTTTGCCCCATTCCCTTGGATCCATGCTGAGGGCGACTCTCACTGGTGGGGGGACACCTTCAATCCTATCCAGAACCATGCACATGGAACTTTTACTCGAAGGCCTACTGGCGAGCAGATGCCCCAGCCTGTGCCTCCCCAGAGGATGCCGCCATTCTTGTGA
- the LOC133898708 gene encoding pentatricopeptide repeat-containing protein At2g13600-like isoform X1 has translation MNTTSRIFNGKSQPFSIARSSSPENECILSVLVSRLSHCHIPLLLSRAIVSGLFLKIPLVHSVLRSLSLGTVPALTLSFLSLLHHSGYIKLDNYSLNIALSATARLPSVAVGAQLHSLSVQLGLVSDTFVLNSLINMYSSCSYPAAARLVLDSSPQGACDAVSWNTIIAGYVRGGMPNKALQAFGQMFKEQVRLDDVTLLNTLVACARMGSVKAGRLCHALVVGNGVGIKCYMGISLISMYAKCGFVEDARKVFDGMHERNVVCWTSMISGYT, from the coding sequence ATGAACACAACTTCAAGAATATTCAATGGGAAATCACAACCCTTCTCCATTGCCAGAAGCTCTAGCCCTGAAAATGAATGTATCCTTTCAGTTTTAGTCTCACGCCTCTCCCACTGCCAtattcccctcctcctctctcgcGCGATCGTTTCGGGTCTTTTCCTCAAGATACCCCTTGTCCACTCTGTCCTCCGATCCCTCTCCTTGGGGACTGTCCCAGCTCtcaccctctccttcctctccctgCTCCATCACTCTGGATACATTAAGCTCGATAACTACTCCCTTAACATTGCTCTCTCTGCCACTGCCCGCCTCCCATCTGTTGCTGTTGGTGCCCAGCTTCATTCGCTTTCTGTGCAACTTGGCTTGGTTTCGGATACCTTTGTCCTTAATTCCCTTATCAACATGTACTCGTCTTGTAGCTATCCAGCTGCTGCAAGGCTAGTTCTTGATTCGTCTCCCCAAGGAGCTTGTGATGCAGTTTCTTGGAATACAATAATTGCTGGATATGTACGAGGTGGGATGCCTAATAAGGCTTTGCAGGCTTTTGGCCAAATGTTCAAGGAGCAGGTTAGGCTGGATGATGTCACATTGCTCAATACTCTTGTTGCTTGTGCCAGGATGGGCTCAGTGAAAGCCGGGAGGCTATGTCATGCTCTTGTTGTGGGGAATGGAGTTGGAATTAAGTGTTATATGGGAATCTCTTTGATTAGTATGTATGCAAAGTGTGGCTTTGTTGAAGATGCCCGCAAGGTGTTTGATGGAATGCATGAGAGAAACGTGGTTTGCTGGACCTCAATGATTTCCGGGTACACATAG
- the LOC133898955 gene encoding E3 ubiquitin-protein ligase IPI1-like isoform X2 yields MDLERSSPASPAEAGGGGACSICLDPVLGRGGARSVAKLQCGHEFHLDCIGSAFNAKGAMQCPNCRKIEKGRWLYASGHRPSPDIDMGGWVTGDTYDITSELPFGFQWCPFSGFTQPTSVFQEREAEPTSYHTVGDHSSAASSSLVCSYLALRGFLHPVHVPSTSNSGAESTSFHRHSTGLEGHATPDLSNAQIFPATESRNHNRLPRYDSSSQQRSRSYPHHHPLIHRPTPRNGSNLVAPLGSVSAVVAETRGHGHGARGHMYQQSMHSMQSSPFPPTTRRVRPRALAITSFIAASSSSEIGGPHEFSAPGAINRSVPDAEGISTPVDRPYALGREGFAPFPWIHAEGDSHWWGDTFNPIQNHAHGTFTRRPTGEQMPQPVPPQRMPPFL; encoded by the exons ATGGATCTGGAGAGGTCGTCGCCGGCTTCGCCGGCAGAGGCGGGCGGGGGCGGGGCGTGCTCCATCTGCCTGGATCCGGTGCTCGGCCGTGGCGGGGCTAGGTCCGTCGCCAAGCTGCAATGTGGCCACGAGTTCCACCTAG ACTGTATTGGATCCGCATTCAATGCAAAAGGAGCAATGCAATGCCCTAATTGTCGGAAGATTGAGAAAGGTCGTTGGCTTTATGCAAGCGGACATCGCCCTTCTCCTGATATTGATATGGGTGGCTGGGTGACTGGTGACACCTATGATATCACCTCTGAGCTT CCATTTGGATTTCAATGGTGCCCCTTTAGTGGATTCACTCAGCCAACGTCCGTGTTTCA GGAGCGTGAAGCTGAGCCAACTTCCT ATCACACAGTTGGAGATCACTCGAGTGCTGCAAGCAGTTCACTTGTTTGTTCGTATCTTGCCCTGCGTGGTTTTCTCCATCCTGTCCATGTGCCTTCTACTTCTAATTCTGGTGCTGAAAGCACTTCATTTCATCGGCATTCAACTGGCTTGGAAGGCCATGCAACTCCTGATTTGAGCAATGCTCAAATTTTCCCTGCGACCGAGTCAAGGAATCACAACA GACTACCGAGATATGACAGCAGCAGCCAACAGAGATCCAGATCGTATCCACATCATCATCCCCTAATCCATAG GCCAACACCTCGCAATGGAAGCAATTTGGTGGCACCATTAGGGTCAGTTTCAGCTGTCGTGGCAGAGACTAGAGGCCATGGTCATGGTGCAAGAGGTCATATGTACCAACAGTCGATGCACTCTATGCAGAGCAGCCCATTCCCTCCTACCACTAGAAGGGTTAGGCCGAGGGCCTTGGCAATTACATCTTTCATTGCAGCATCATCTTCGTCTGAGATTGGAGGGCCTCATGAATTTTCGGCCCCTGGAGCTATCAACAGGAGCGTTCCTGATGCAGAGGGCATCTCTACACCCGTGGATCGACCATATGCGTTGGGACGGGAGGGCTTTGCCCCATTCCCTTGGATCCATGCTGAGGGCGACTCTCACTGGTGGGGGGACACCTTCAATCCTATCCAGAACCATGCACATGGAACTTTTACTCGAAGGCCTACTGGCGAGCAGATGCCCCAGCCTGTGCCTCCCCAGAGGATGCCGCCATTCTTGTGA